In one window of bacterium DNA:
- a CDS encoding BrnT family toxin: protein MKRGYKKRMKIEDIIWLRNIVDKLAVKPNVTPNEVEEVLNNKPKFRFVEKGERKGEDVYLALGQTNSGRYLSVLFIYKKTRETLILSARNMKKKERKQYGKK from the coding sequence AAGATAGAAGATATTATTTGGCTCAGAAACATTGTTGATAAACTGGCAGTTAAACCCAATGTTACTCCCAATGAAGTTGAAGAGGTGTTAAATAATAAACCAAAATTCCGTTTTGTTGAAAAAGGTGAGCGAAAAGGCGAAGATGTTTATCTGGCTTTGGGACAAACTAATAGTGGAAGATACCTATCCGTACTCTTTATCTACAAAAAGACGAGAGAAACACTCATCTTGAGTGCCAGAAATATGAAAAAGAAAGAGAGGAAACAATATGGTAAAAAATAA